One genomic region from Caldicoprobacter guelmensis encodes:
- a CDS encoding DnaD domain protein yields MALCMFDNNYHMFDVTPVENLFIQEFMLKAPGDFVKVYLYGLKQCYYPEYAENSLEDFARALELDREVVINAFRYWERQGILKIIEKEDGKFAVQYFNIKDIMYNKNLSVEDTLYKYRDFNQNLQLIFDKRLLTPQEYLKIYDWLEVLQLPKEVVLMMIRFYISKKGPNISINYLDKIAQQWAREGINTLQKAEEYIESCESCYQDTTAVLKYLGIHRTPTKAELELYKKWRDIWGFSLNAILQACKETTKTSSPSLGYLDKILENFNRLGLKTPQQINQYLENRETIMSRIKEVLFELGYKDTTPTPEYQAFYMKWTGQWQLQHEVILIACKQCVRKKLDTSFETVDVMLKRWVEKGLRTKEDIKEYLKRRQKLNEQIQAVLERVGEERSVTPADRKLFLKWTEEWKLPYELILQAAEYSVIAENKLSFMNKILYSWYNSGIRTVEEARTDHERHLKGLYLVAQNKSLKKQVDFSKFEQHTYTDEELEFLFEDIENG; encoded by the coding sequence ATGGCTCTATGCATGTTTGACAACAATTACCATATGTTTGATGTAACGCCAGTAGAAAACCTGTTTATCCAAGAATTTATGCTAAAAGCCCCGGGCGATTTTGTAAAGGTATATCTTTACGGGCTCAAGCAGTGCTATTACCCTGAATACGCCGAAAATTCACTGGAGGATTTCGCACGAGCGTTAGAACTTGATCGCGAAGTTGTTATAAATGCTTTCCGTTACTGGGAAAGACAGGGTATATTGAAAATTATTGAAAAAGAGGATGGAAAGTTCGCTGTACAATACTTCAATATAAAGGATATCATGTACAACAAAAATCTGAGTGTTGAAGATACTCTTTACAAGTACAGAGATTTCAACCAAAACCTCCAGCTGATCTTCGATAAACGGCTGCTTACACCGCAGGAGTACCTCAAAATATACGATTGGCTGGAGGTCCTCCAACTGCCCAAAGAAGTGGTGCTCATGATGATACGGTTTTACATATCAAAGAAAGGCCCTAACATTAGCATCAACTACCTCGACAAGATAGCACAGCAATGGGCCAGGGAGGGAATAAACACTCTGCAAAAAGCCGAAGAGTACATAGAGAGCTGTGAATCGTGTTATCAGGATACCACCGCTGTGCTGAAATACCTGGGAATCCATAGAACGCCTACCAAGGCCGAACTGGAGCTTTACAAAAAATGGCGGGATATCTGGGGATTTTCGCTGAACGCCATACTGCAAGCCTGCAAGGAAACAACCAAAACCAGTTCGCCCAGTTTGGGGTATCTGGACAAAATACTGGAAAACTTTAATAGGCTGGGGCTCAAGACGCCCCAGCAGATAAACCAATATCTGGAAAACAGAGAAACCATCATGAGCAGAATAAAGGAAGTACTTTTTGAGCTGGGATACAAGGATACCACCCCCACTCCCGAGTACCAGGCCTTTTACATGAAATGGACAGGCCAGTGGCAACTACAGCACGAGGTTATTTTGATTGCCTGCAAACAATGCGTCCGCAAAAAGCTGGATACCAGCTTTGAAACGGTAGATGTCATGCTAAAACGCTGGGTAGAAAAGGGCCTGCGCACAAAAGAAGATATCAAGGAGTACCTTAAGAGAAGACAAAAGCTTAACGAACAGATACAGGCAGTCCTTGAACGGGTGGGCGAAGAGAGGTCTGTCACGCCGGCGGATCGCAAGCTATTCCTGAAATGGACCGAAGAATGGAAACTGCCCTACGAACTTATACTTCAGGCTGCTGAATATTCAGTTATAGCCGAAAATAAACTTTCGTTCATGAACAAAATCCTCTACAGCTGGTATAATAGCGGTATAAGGACGGTTGAGGAGGCCAGAACCGATCATGAACGCCATTTGAAAGGGCTGTATTTGGTAGCACAAAACAAGTCCTTGAAAAAACAGGTGGATTTCAGTAAATTCGAACAGCATACTTATACCGATGAAGAGCTGGAGTTTCTGTTTGAGGACATCGAAAACGGCTAA
- the glgP gene encoding alpha-glucan family phosphorylase, translated as MNQTALPKVAYFCMEYGLDPSFHIYAGGLGILAGDYLKVAKEYDMPIIGVGIRWRQGYTHQEIGKDLKPYDIFHDYEYDFLKDTGVKVTVQVQNRQVVCKVWKVDTFGNAPLYLLDAYLPKNEDAWITSQLYGRMGEERIAQEIVLGIGGVKALKAMGIQPDVYHFNEGHAVLAGLELIKQNMSAGMPFNKALETVRDKIVFTTHTPVVEGNESHPLEQLMYMGANNGLSYEQLQVIGGSPFNMTVAALRLSRISNAVSQLHCQTANNMWKHVSNRSEIIGITNGIHIPTWVDNNMLLAAEGHGNLWECHMTNKMKLIRFIKEKTGIMLDPEVLLIGFGRRATAYKRHDLIFKDPNTIFPLLKNKKLQIVFSGKAHPMDNVGKEIITNIIKISKQFPESVVFLENYDMNIGKLLTRGADVWLNNPRRPMEACGTSGMKAAMNGVLNLSILDGWWAEACEHGINGWQFGDGFTNINYAVQDSHDSKALYHVLINEVIPTYYHNRQKWIDMMRNSILSTKDRFNIKRMMDEYYSRMYIKNN; from the coding sequence ATGAACCAAACTGCGCTACCCAAAGTAGCATACTTTTGTATGGAGTACGGCCTTGACCCATCATTCCATATATATGCCGGTGGGCTGGGCATACTAGCCGGAGACTACCTAAAGGTAGCAAAGGAATATGACATGCCTATCATTGGAGTAGGAATAAGGTGGAGGCAAGGGTACACCCATCAGGAAATTGGAAAAGACCTCAAGCCCTACGATATATTCCATGACTATGAATACGATTTTCTCAAAGATACCGGCGTAAAGGTTACTGTACAGGTTCAAAACCGACAGGTAGTATGCAAAGTATGGAAAGTTGACACATTTGGCAATGCCCCCCTTTATCTGTTGGATGCCTATCTTCCCAAAAACGAAGACGCATGGATTACTAGTCAATTATACGGGAGAATGGGTGAAGAGAGGATTGCTCAGGAGATCGTCCTCGGAATAGGGGGGGTTAAAGCCTTAAAGGCCATGGGAATACAACCCGACGTATATCATTTTAACGAAGGGCATGCCGTTCTGGCAGGCCTTGAGCTTATAAAGCAAAACATGTCGGCTGGCATGCCTTTTAACAAAGCTTTAGAAACGGTCCGGGATAAAATCGTATTCACCACCCATACCCCTGTCGTAGAAGGCAATGAATCCCATCCTTTAGAACAGCTGATGTATATGGGAGCCAATAATGGGTTGAGTTATGAACAACTACAGGTCATCGGTGGTTCACCATTTAATATGACGGTGGCGGCCTTAAGGCTATCAAGAATATCCAATGCCGTATCGCAGCTCCACTGCCAAACCGCAAACAACATGTGGAAACATGTGAGCAACAGGTCGGAAATCATCGGCATAACCAATGGCATACATATCCCTACTTGGGTAGACAACAACATGCTGCTAGCAGCCGAGGGACACGGAAATCTATGGGAATGTCATATGACTAACAAAATGAAACTGATAAGGTTTATCAAGGAAAAAACCGGCATAATGCTGGATCCGGAGGTACTCCTCATAGGATTTGGAAGGAGAGCAACAGCCTACAAGCGCCATGACCTTATATTTAAAGACCCAAATACAATATTCCCTTTACTCAAAAACAAAAAGCTACAGATCGTGTTCTCGGGAAAAGCCCATCCTATGGATAATGTAGGCAAAGAAATTATAACAAACATAATCAAGATATCGAAACAATTCCCGGAATCAGTGGTTTTTTTAGAAAATTATGACATGAACATTGGTAAATTGCTTACCAGGGGTGCCGACGTATGGCTCAACAACCCTCGCCGACCCATGGAGGCCTGCGGTACTTCTGGGATGAAAGCCGCCATGAATGGGGTACTAAATTTAAGCATTCTAGACGGCTGGTGGGCAGAGGCATGTGAACATGGCATAAACGGCTGGCAGTTTGGGGACGGTTTTACCAATATAAATTATGCGGTTCAAGATTCTCATGATTCAAAAGCCTTATACCACGTTCTTATCAATGAAGTAATACCCACCTACTACCATAATCGCCAAAAATGGATCGACATGATGAGAAACAGCATACTCAGCACCAAGGACAGATTTAACATTAAAAGAATGATGGATGAATACTATTCGCGGATGTACATTAAAAACAACTAG